A single Defluviitalea saccharophila DNA region contains:
- the thiT gene encoding energy-coupled thiamine transporter ThiT — protein MFTEEVLQSFVDSSLGKTLIVFVALVLVALFAGNLYKKKNLSVKALAYSGLAIALATILSNFTLFQLPQGGSVTPFTMMFIVLIGYWFGPLEGILAGVTYGLLQLALGGYVVHPAQLLLDYPLAFGALGLSGFFKKGSYSLIYGYAVGVTGRFICSFLSGWIFFGAYAWEGFDPITYSILYNLSYIGIEMVLTILLFMIPSFRFALNHIKKTVNVSEYA, from the coding sequence ATGTTTACAGAAGAAGTTCTACAGAGTTTTGTCGACTCATCTTTAGGTAAGACCCTCATTGTTTTCGTAGCTTTGGTGCTTGTTGCCTTATTTGCAGGAAATCTTTATAAAAAGAAGAATCTTTCCGTTAAGGCATTAGCGTATTCAGGTCTGGCTATTGCTCTGGCTACGATCCTTTCTAACTTTACTTTGTTCCAGCTCCCTCAAGGAGGTTCTGTGACGCCATTTACCATGATGTTTATTGTACTCATTGGCTATTGGTTTGGTCCTTTAGAAGGAATCCTGGCAGGGGTGACTTATGGGCTTTTACAGCTTGCCCTGGGAGGATATGTAGTACATCCTGCACAGCTATTACTAGATTATCCCTTAGCTTTTGGTGCTTTGGGACTTTCCGGATTCTTTAAAAAAGGTTCCTATTCTCTTATTTACGGTTATGCCGTAGGGGTAACAGGGCGATTTATTTGCAGTTTCTTATCCGGATGGATTTTCTTTGGCGCCTATGCATGGGAAGGGTTTGATCCTATTACCTATTCCATACTTTATAATCTATCCTATATAGGAATAGAAATGGTATTAACCATTCTTTTATTTATGATTCCTTCTTTTAGATTCGCCCTTAATCATATCAAGAAAACAGTAAATGTCAGCGAATATGCTTAA